From the Ruminiclostridium josui JCM 17888 genome, one window contains:
- a CDS encoding aminotransferase class I/II-fold pyridoxal phosphate-dependent enzyme translates to MYNLPIYNYLRKYEKENINIFHMPGHKLARGIPQELAMNVLKLDVTEIDGTDNLHYPEGIIKEAQELAAMAFGADSTFFLVNGSTCGIQAAIMSVCTRGQKVIVERDSHKSVVSGLILSGAEPIFIYPQYNCKFGINEGISAESIEKALCMYPDAAAVLITRPNYYGICSDIESIVKVVHSHGKPLIVDEAHGAHLAFSPLLPPSANQYKADIVIQSAHKTLPAVTQGAYMHINGSLIDIEKIRFNLAMLQTSSPSYIIMTYLDIARELMQTEGKERLSHLIEEINAFKNRLAELHGFKVLEDNYTNINTVLDTTRLVLNTSGLGISGYKAEAELRAKLSVQVEMADYENLVLITTIADEKRNLDRLYESLSKLNQIPFNDEWVRQAEKVRSLARQKPVDALSALSPYEAYAAQKESKELKNCIGRICGGVITPYPPGIPILYPGEIIDSEKISYIESIIELGGKVNGIGNNISVQVVK, encoded by the coding sequence ATGTATAACTTGCCAATATATAATTATTTAAGAAAATACGAAAAAGAAAATATAAATATATTTCATATGCCGGGGCACAAGCTGGCAAGGGGAATTCCACAAGAACTTGCCATGAATGTCCTTAAGCTTGACGTTACGGAGATTGATGGAACAGATAACCTTCATTATCCCGAGGGAATAATAAAAGAGGCTCAAGAGCTTGCGGCAATGGCATTTGGGGCGGATAGTACTTTTTTTCTTGTAAATGGCTCAACTTGCGGAATTCAAGCTGCAATTATGAGCGTTTGTACAAGAGGCCAAAAAGTAATAGTAGAAAGAGATTCGCATAAATCTGTAGTATCAGGGCTGATATTGTCCGGAGCAGAACCAATATTTATATATCCTCAATACAACTGCAAGTTTGGAATAAATGAAGGAATATCGGCAGAAAGTATTGAAAAAGCTCTTTGTATGTATCCAGATGCAGCCGCAGTGCTTATTACAAGGCCTAATTATTACGGTATATGCAGCGATATTGAAAGTATAGTTAAGGTTGTTCATTCTCACGGAAAACCTTTGATAGTGGATGAAGCTCACGGAGCGCATTTGGCATTTAGTCCTCTGCTGCCTCCTTCAGCAAACCAATACAAAGCAGACATTGTAATACAAAGTGCACATAAAACACTTCCTGCTGTTACTCAGGGGGCGTACATGCATATAAATGGCTCTCTTATTGACATTGAGAAAATAAGATTTAACTTAGCCATGCTCCAAACTTCAAGTCCTTCATATATTATAATGACGTATCTTGATATTGCAAGAGAGCTGATGCAAACAGAAGGAAAAGAAAGACTATCTCATTTGATTGAAGAAATCAATGCTTTTAAAAATAGACTCGCTGAATTACATGGGTTTAAGGTATTAGAAGATAACTATACGAATATTAATACAGTACTGGATACCACAAGGCTTGTGTTAAATACATCAGGACTTGGTATAAGTGGATATAAGGCTGAAGCAGAGCTAAGAGCAAAGTTATCCGTTCAGGTAGAAATGGCTGATTATGAAAACCTTGTTTTGATTACAACAATAGCGGATGAAAAGAGGAATTTAGACAGGCTATATGAAAGTTTGTCAAAGTTGAATCAAATACCTTTTAATGATGAGTGGGTAAGGCAGGCGGAAAAAGTACGTAGTTTGGCAAGACAAAAACCAGTTGATGCTTTATCGGCATTAAGTCCTTATGAAGCATATGCTGCACAAAAGGAGTCTAAGGAATTAAAAAACTGTATCGGAAGGATATGTGGGGGAGTGATAACTCCATATCCTCCAGGTATTCCAATTCTATATCCGGGAGAAATAATAGACAGTGAGAAAATAAGCTACATAGAATCCATTATTGAATTAGGTGGAAAGGTTAATGGCATTGGCAATAATATTAGTGTCCAAGTTGTAAAATAA
- the tmk gene encoding dTMP kinase: MRKGLFITVEGTDGSGKTTQIKLMEEFLKSAGNEVVLSREPGGTQISEMIRDLILDPKNTDISPLTEMMLYAAARAQHVFQVIKPALDSGKCVICDRFVDSSFAYQGCGRGVDLKTVADVNRAAVDGIVPDITFFLDIDPHLAIQRRIKTTGADRIEQEKMDFHTRVYEGYRKMALLYPDRIKTIDASKSIEEISSQIKLYLTEII; this comes from the coding sequence ATGCGTAAAGGTTTGTTTATAACTGTTGAAGGAACTGATGGATCGGGAAAGACAACTCAGATTAAACTGATGGAAGAATTTCTAAAGTCTGCAGGAAATGAGGTTGTACTATCCAGAGAACCTGGGGGTACCCAAATCAGCGAGATGATCAGGGATTTGATACTAGATCCTAAAAATACCGATATTTCCCCTTTAACAGAGATGATGCTTTACGCTGCAGCCAGAGCCCAGCATGTTTTTCAGGTCATAAAGCCGGCTTTAGATAGCGGAAAATGTGTTATATGTGACAGGTTTGTAGATTCGAGCTTTGCATATCAGGGGTGTGGCAGAGGGGTTGACCTTAAAACAGTGGCGGATGTCAATAGAGCCGCAGTTGACGGTATAGTACCTGATATTACATTTTTTCTGGACATTGACCCGCATTTGGCAATCCAAAGAAGAATAAAAACCACGGGTGCAGATAGGATAGAACAGGAAAAAATGGATTTTCATACAAGAGTATATGAAGGTTACAGGAAAATGGCATTATTATATCCCGATAGGATTAAGACAATAGATGCTTCTAAATCAATAGAAGAAATATCTTCACAAATAAAGTTGTACCTTACGGAAATAATTTAA
- a CDS encoding cyclic-di-AMP receptor gives MKLVFAIVHDEDGNRVMDELNKSGFSVTKMCSSGGFLKAGNTTLLVGVDEEKLDEVISIIEKKSKSRKQVINTPASSGGINGMFMPYPVEVTVGGATIFVVDVEKFHKV, from the coding sequence ATGAAACTGGTGTTTGCTATTGTACATGATGAAGACGGCAACAGAGTAATGGATGAACTTAATAAGAGCGGTTTTAGTGTTACTAAAATGTGTTCTTCAGGAGGTTTTTTAAAGGCCGGAAATACCACTTTACTTGTAGGTGTAGATGAAGAAAAGCTAGATGAAGTAATTTCCATTATTGAAAAGAAGTCAAAAAGTAGAAAACAGGTTATAAATACGCCAGCCTCATCTGGAGGTATAAACGGAATGTTTATGCCATATCCCGTTGAAGTAACGGTAGGCGGAGCTACAATTTTTG